In the Arachis ipaensis cultivar K30076 chromosome B10, Araip1.1, whole genome shotgun sequence genome, one interval contains:
- the LOC107620583 gene encoding uncharacterized protein LOC107620583 codes for MATIAEALSCLTLPPSTITKTLPNHQPLVAYPLNLNHPKGSINIITLRSGTTLVEIDPKPTIMMEDVHDEELDEAVEMNEDENEDVAMGEEEQLKSKEPKRKSPLEELTPIPFSIMAKKAKMHEELDPNMVQIFKKVEVTIQLFDTIQQVPKYTKFLKDMCTHKEKISELGMHLLGSSISSVMGGILEKYNDPGPCLVSCMIGGMRIMDCMCDLGSCVSIMPLSAYERLNLAPLKWFRTRFVLADKSVILVLGIAENVLVSIQDLIFPVDHILETSSIDSERPSSILLGKPFLKAAQLKLDAFFEAYSFKAEGKVVRFNLD; via the coding sequence ATGGCCACCATAGCCGAGGCATTGTCCTGTTTGACATTACCACCATCTACAATAACCAAAACACTTCCCAACCATCAACCTCTAGTGGCCTACCCTCTCAACCTCAACCACCCCAAGGGTAGCATCAATATCATCACCCTAAGGAGTGGTACAACACTTGTGGAGATTGACCCCAAGCCTACAATTATGATGGAGGATGTTCATGATGAAGAACTTGATGAGGCGGTGGAAATGAATGAGGATGAAAATGAAGATGTTGCAATGGGAGAGGAGGAACAACTGAAGTCTAAGGAGCCAAAAAGGAAGAGCCCCTTAGAAGAGCTAACTCCTATACCTTTTTCAATTATGGCCAAGAAGGCTAAAATGCATGAAGAGCTGGATCCTAATATGGTGCAAATCTttaagaaggttgaggtaaccatccaACTTTTTGACACCATCCAACAAGTTCCAAAATATACTAAATTTCTTAAGGATATGTGCACTCACAAGGAGAAAATTAGTGAGCTAGGGATGCATTTGTTAGGTAGTTCTATTTCTTCTGTGATGGGAGGTATTCTAGAAAAATATAATGATCCCGGTCCTTGCTTGGTGTCTTGTATGATTGGCGGGATGCGAATTATGgactgcatgtgtgacttagggtcATGCGTGAGTATCATGCCACTCTCAGCTTACGAGAGGTTGAATCTTGCACCGTTGAAGTGGTTTAGGACAAGGTTTGTGTTAGCCGACAAGAGTGTAATTTTAGTTTTGGGTATTGCTGAGAATGTGTTGGTGAGCATTCAGGATTTAATCTTTCCAGTGGACCATATCTTGGAGACATCATCAATTGACTCTGAGAGGCCGTCTTCCATCTTACTAGGCAAGCCATTCTTGAAGGCCGCCCAGTTAAAACTCGATGCATTTTTTGAAGCCTATTCTTTCAAAGCTGAAGGAAAAGTAGTGAGGTTCAATTTGGATTAG